In Dryobates pubescens isolate bDryPub1 chromosome 8, bDryPub1.pri, whole genome shotgun sequence, a genomic segment contains:
- the TMEM45A gene encoding transmembrane protein 45A: protein MGNFKGHALPGSFFLLFGLWWSVKYPLKYACRKNKNACYLGSRAGFQRLEFVEGIIKAVFALIGMVAEQFVPDGPHLKLYNYEEKHWDHLMNWQHATMYLFYGISGLVDIVAHGTNTLPLAMDRMMLSVAVFIEGFLFCYHLHGRAMLDVHVHQLLLFAVFGAAVCIFLEVFFRGSIVLEMLRTSLCMLQGSWFWQIGFVLYPPNGSPEWNQTDHTNMMFLTMCYCWHYAFAFLIIAVNYTIVSWAVRAKVKQSQSMEMGLLKRSERDQESEDEI, encoded by the exons ATGGGTAATTTCAAAGGGCATGCCCTCCCTGGaagctttttccttctctttggcTTATGGTGGTCAGTGAAGTATCCACTGAAGTATGCCTGTCGAAAAAACAAGAACGCTTGCTACCTTGGTTCCAGGGCAGGATTTCAGCGCCTGGAGTTTGTTGAGGGGATCATCAAAGCTGTATTTGCCCTGATTG GAATGGTGGCTGAGCAATTTGTTCCTGATGGACCTCATCTGAAGTTGTATAATTATGAGGAAAAGCACTGGGATCACTTGATGAACTGGCAACATGCCACCATGTACCTCTTCTACGGCATTTCAGGACTGGTTGACATCGTGGCTCATGGGACCAACACACTGCCATTGGCCATGGACAGGATGATGCTTTCTGTAGCAGTGTTTATTGAAG GTTTTCTCTTTTGCTACCATCTTCATGGGAGAGCCATGCTGGATGTCCATGTTCATCAGTTGTTGCTATTTGCTGTCTTTGGAGCTGCTGTTTGCATATTTCTGGAGGTTTTCTTCCGTGGTAGTATTGTGCTGGAGATGCTCCGTACAAGCCTCTGTATGTTACAGGGCAGCTGGTTCTGGCAG ATTGGCTTTGTGCTTTATCCTCCAAATGGGAGCCCAGAGTGGAATCAGACAGATCATACTAACATGATGTTCCTGACCATGTGCTATTGCTGGCATTATGCCTTTGCTTTTCTTATAATTGCAGTGAACTACACAATTGTCAGCTG GGCAGTTCGTGCTAAGGTTAAACAGTCCCAGTCCATGGAAATGGGATTACTGAAAAGATCCGAACGAGATCAGGAGTCAGAAGATGAAATTTAG